The proteins below are encoded in one region of Mycteria americana isolate JAX WOST 10 ecotype Jacksonville Zoo and Gardens chromosome 22, USCA_MyAme_1.0, whole genome shotgun sequence:
- the LOC142419816 gene encoding amine oxidase [copper-containing] 3-like, giving the protein MNVKTVLILLVLALATIFALVCVLLTRGRAPSTCQHQPPEQEDADDGQSLVFADLTPEEMVQVVRYLQGSLGVQLVDASRARPSDNCIASVDVQVPAKAEVLRFLDGGGARPPREALAVLYFGNQPDPNVTEYVVGPLPTPAYHRDITVQKYGGKLPYHRRPVTGKEYADINTLIQQELRKAPRFLTACCESNGTDLAILTTAPRGFKSGDRATWFVLFHGVAGTGYYLSPVGLEVLVEHGDLHVSRWRLRQVFYNGQYFASMGDLEDVFVANLLEVVRIEKPQAEEVLGSMTPRHPPGSPGPLQYEPQGPRYSIRDNRVTFQGWSIAFGMNPNSGPRLFDISYHGERIVYELSLQEALALYGSNCPGGMSTRYLDGSFGIGRFAYELVRGLDCPYTATYVDRHYLVESETPKTNQNSLCIFEHDAALPLRRHFSDSHSLYYGGLQKNTLVIRAVSTLINYDYIWDFMFHGSGAVEVRVHATGYISSSFLHGRGTDYGNRVGPHTLGTMHLHHIHYKVDLDVNGQLNSLETQDMEYELVKDPWSMQNTIERPYLRRERLEREDEAAFPLNAPMPRYLSFASRKPNKWGHPRSYRIQITSFAGEHLPASSPMERSLSWGRYQLAVTQRKEEEPTSSSIYNQNDPWTPTVAFADFIDNETITNEDLVAWISVGFLHVPHAEDVPNTVTVGNGVGFFLKPYNYFDEDPSVDSPDSIYFSGKQDAGACGVNPLACLPPAAACAPRLPPFRYGGFLNLSLAPPPGGL; this is encoded by the exons ATGAATGTGAAAACGGTGCTCATCCTCCTCGTTCTGGCTTTAGCCACGATATTTGCTTTAGTCTGTGTGTTGCTGACCAGAGGAAGGGCCCCCAGCACCTGCCAGCACCAGCCCCCGGAGCAGGAGGACGCCGATGACGGCCAGAGCCTGGTCTTTGCCGACCTGACACCCGAAGAGATGGTGCAAGTGGTGCGGTACCTGCAGGGAAGCCTTGGGGTGCAGCTGGTCGACGCCTCGCGTGCCAGACCCTCCGACAACTGCATCGCCTCCGTCGACGTGCAGGTCCCTGCCAAGGCAGAGGTGCTGCGGTTCCTGGATGGTGGGGGGGCTCGTCCCCCCCGGGAGGCGCTGGCTGTGCTGTACTTTGGGAACCAGCCAGACCCCAACGTCACCGAGTACGTGGTGGGTCCGCTGCCAACGCCGGCGTATCACCGGGACATCACGGTGCAGAAGTACGGGGGGAAGCTGCCGTACCACCGCAGACCTGTTACTGGCAAGGAATACGCGGACATCAACACCCTCATCCAGCAGGAGCTGAGAAAGGCACCGCGCTTCCTCACCGCGTGCTGCGAGTCCAATGGGACCGACCTGGCCATCCTCACGACGGCCCCACGGGGCTTCAAGTCCGGCGACCGCGCAACCTGGTTTGTCCTCTTCCACGGCGTGGCCGGCACCGGCTACTACCTCTCGccagtggggctggaggtgctggtggAGCACGGGGACCTCCACGTCTCCCGCTGGCGGCTGCGGCAAGTCTTCTACAATGGCCAGTACTTTGCCAGCATGGGGGATCTGGAGGATGTGTTTGTGGCCAACTTGCTGGAGGTTGTCAGGATCGAGAAGCCCCAGGCTGAAGAGGTGCTGGGCTCGATGACACCCCGGCAcccgcccggctccccggggccgctGCAGTATGAGCCCCAGGGTCCCCGCTACAGCATCAGGGACAACCGCGTCACCTTCCAGGGCTGGAGCATCGCCTTCGGCATGAACCCCAACTCTGGCCCGCGCCTCTTTGACATCAGCTACCACGGGGAGAGGATTGTCTATGAGCTGAGTCTCCAGGAAGCCTTAGCCCTGTACGGCTCCAACTGCCCCGGGGGCATGTCGACCCGCTACCTCGACGGGAGCTTCGGCATTGGCAGGTTTGCCTATGAGCTTGTCCGGGGCCTCGACTGTCCCTACACGGCGACCTACGTGGACCGGCACTACCTGGTGGAGTCAGagacccccaaaaccaaccaaaactcgCTCTGCATTTTTGAGCATGATGCTGCCCTCCCTCTGCGGCGTCACTTCTCTGACTCGCACTCCTTGTACTACGGTGGGCTGCAGAAAAACACGCTGGTCATCCGTGCCGTCTCCACTCTCATCAACTACGACTACATCTGGGACTTCATGTTCCACGGCAGCGGGGCCGTGGAGGTCCGGGTGCACGCCACCGGCTATAtcagctcctccttcctccacGGCCGAGGCACCGACTATGGCAACAGGGTTGGGCCCCACACACTGGGGACGATGCACCTCCACCACATCCACTACAAGGTGGACCTAGATGTCAACG GGCAGCTGAACTCTCTGGAGACCCAGGACATGGAGTATGAGCTTGTGAAAGACCCCTGGAGCATGCAGAACACCATCGAGCGGCCGTACCTCCgcagggagaggctggagagggAGGATGAGGCAGCGTTCCCGCTCAACGCCCCCATGCCCCGCTACCTCTCCTTTGCCAGCCGCAAGCCCAACAAGTGGGGGCATCCGCGCAGCTACCGCATCCAGATCACCAGCTTCGCCGGGGAGCACCTGCCCGCCAGCAGCCCCATGGAGAGGTCCCTCAGCTGGGGCag GTACCAGCTGGCCGTCACCCAACGGAAGGAGGAGgagcccaccagcagcagcatctaCAACCAGAACGACCCCTGGACGCCCACCGTCGCCTTTGCCGACTTCATTGATAATGAGACCATCACCAACGAG gaCCTGGTCGCCTGGATCTCCGTGGGGTTCCTGCATGTCCCCCATGCCGAAGACGTCCCCAACACGGTGACCGTGGGGAACGGTGTCGGCTTTTTCCTGAAGCCCTACAACTACTTCGACGAGGACCCCTCGGTGGACTCGCCTGACAGCATCTACTTCAGCGGCAAGCAGGATGCTGGAGCGTGTGGGGTCAACCCCCTcgcctgcctgccccccgccgccgcctgcgccccccgcctgccccccttCCGCTATGGGGGCTTCCTCAACCTCAGTCTGGCCCCACCGCCCGGTGGGCTCTGA